The sequence TCTTTCTGAATCCAGTTATTCAACAACCGCAACAAATCTCGTACATGTCCCCCACTCACCTGACACAATCGATCTAAACTTTTAGCATCATCAAAAACTTCAGGAATTTTATTCAGACGCTGTTGTGGATTCAAATCGGGGAAAGCTCTTGCTAACACCATTTGTCGTAACAATACCATTCCCGGTTGAAAAATATTTCCATTCGGTAATTGTACTGATACCATTGGTAATACTTTTGGGTCTTCTGGAAATCTTTGAGTTAAATTTCCATAATCGTTAGAGAATTTTAGTGCCAGAGGCATTGTATAAACAACATGACACTGTAACTTAGTTAAATACTCGCTCTGGTCGATAAATAGATACTCTTGCTGGGGTCTTCCCCAAGATTTGGCGCGAGAATCGACCCTATCCAGATTATCTACAATTACTACCAGTCCTTTTTTTCCCTGCCGTTTTAATGCTTCCACAGCAGGCTGGAGTAATTCAGAATTAATCGCTTCTAATAACTTAGTCTTTTGAGGACCTAAATATTGATTGAGCCTGCCTCTTAAGGTGGCATCATCTTTAGTTTTGGCAGTTATTTCCCCAATACCAAAGGCTAGAGAAAACTTATCAGAATCGGAACTTACACCAATATCTCCAATACCCGGAAGTTTGGCTTTCATTCCTACAACTTCAGCATTAAGAACCCGCCAAGCTCCCTCTAATAAATCTTTGAGCAGACTAGGTTCACCCAAACTCATATCATCCAGACTCTGACTAACCCGACGAGCGACACTTAGCAAAAAGTCACCAATATCAACATCAGCCATTTCCATATCTTCACTAGACTCGAAATACACTACATAAAATCCTTCTTCCTCCAACTCCGTCTTTAAACGCAATAACTCTGTAGACTTACCGCACCCAATATGTCCCGTGAATAAAACGCAAGTTGGTTCCTCCGGCGAGAAAAATGTAATATTGTCCCGTAACTCCTGAATAATCTTGCCGCCTCTGACAGAAGAAAAATCAATATAATACTTTTCATCTTCAGCATTATTGATAACCAGAGTTTTACTAGGATTCGTAGCTTGGAAAAACTTTCGTAAATCTATTGTCATAGTAAAAAAACCGTATCTATTTCATCTTTTTATAGATATCCCTTTAACCCTAATGGATATACCAGCCACCAAAATTCAAATACACAAGCTAGAAATAATACTTAGCTAATCTGCAATCAACATCAAACTTATACAATGGTATAGTCCAGTTTAACGAAGTGTTAAGTGATAAAATATACTTTTTAAAATAAACTTACGACTAGATTACAATTTCAGCGACCAGTTAAAAACGAGTAGCAAGTAAAATACGAATTTATTTTTAATTCCTTCCCAAGCAACAGCGATTACCTATACAATTTCTCCCCCACTCCCCTCTATCCCCTAATTCCCTAATGTGGCAAAATAAAAACGGTAATAAGTGAAATATATAAAGGTAATTTATCAGTGAGTCCTACTAATCAAAAGACTTCTACAGCACGACGTGTGGTATTTCCTTTTACCGCCATTGTAGGTCAGGAAGAAATGAAGCTGGCTCTGATTCTAAATGTGATTGACCCCAAAGTTGGCGGTGTAATGATAATGGGAGATCGGGGAACCGGCAAATCAACCACGATTCGAGCGCTTGCTGACTTACTTCCAGAGGTTTCAGTAGTCAGGGATGACCCCTTCAATTCTCATCCGAGCGATCCCGATGTTATGGGTGATGAAGCTCGTCAAAAACTGGAACAAGGTGAAGAAATTGCTGTAGAACAAATGAAGGTGCCAATGGTAGATTTACCTTTGGGAGCGACAGAAGACCGAGTTTGTGGCACCATCGATATTGAAAAGGCTTTATCGGAAGGTGTTAAAGCTTTTGAACCGGGACTTTTAGCTAAAGCGAACCGAGGCATTCTTTACGTTGATGAAGTCAACTTGCTAGATGACCATTTAGTAGACGTATTGCTAGACTCAGCAGCTAGCGGTTGGAACACCGTCGAACGTGAAGGCATTTCCATTCGCCACCCAGCCCGTTTCGTTTTGGTTGGCTCAGGAAACCCAGAAGAAGGTGAATTACGACCCCAGTTACTTGATAGATTTGGAATGCACGCTGAAATTCGTACCGTTAGAGAACCAGCTTTGAGGGTGCAAATTGTAGAACAAAGGTCGGAATTTGACCAAAATCCCCCAGAATTCTTGGAAAAGTATCAACAGCAGCAGCAAGAATTGCAAGAGCGCATCGTTAAAGCCCAGAAACTTTTACCTTCCGTTAATATGGAATACGACTACCGGGTCAAAATTTCCGAAGTATGTTCTGAGCTAGACGTAGACGGGTTGCGGGGTGATATCGTTAGTAATCGCGCTGCCAAAGCTTTAACTGCATTTGAAGGACGTAACGAAGTTACAGTAGACGACATTCGCCGCGTTATTGCTTTGTGTTTGCGTCACAGACTGCGGAAAGACCCCTTAGAATCAATCGATACCGGCTACAAAGTAGAGAAAACCTTTTCCCGCGTCTTTGGCGTAGAGCTTCCAGAAGACACAGCCAACGTTAACGGAACTTCTGAGAAAGTCGGAGCAAAAAGGTAGTTGGTAATTGGTAATTGGTAGTTGGTAATTGGTAATAGTTGTTTGATATCAACTAATTACTCATTTATTATGATTGCCATTACCTTTTAATTTCTATATAGTCGATGTCCTTATCCGCTTTTCCAATCTTTCTTCTTCAATCATGATAAGAACCTGTTATTCCTGGATACATACCTTAATATTGGCAAGTCAATATAATCCACCGAGATTTGTAGAGTTGATCATGCTCGGTATGGCATTAATAATGTTGACTATTTCGACTTTTATCGCCGATTTGCCTTATTTGGTTTTAGGTTTAAGTTTCGTAGTTGGCGCGTCAGCTTCAATTTTAGTCAGAGAAGCAATTGCACCGACACCTCAATCACGAGTTACTAAAATTACGGCATTACTTTTACTTGTTGTTAGCATTTATGGTTTCGCCGATTTATTTAAATTATTTATTAGTTTTACGTAAATATTTAGGTTTATAGATTTTTTGAATAAATATTTTATCCGACACCCTAGAAGGGTGCGGCTACAAAAACAAAGCCCACCTGCGTGGGCTTGGAAACTCTCATAACTCACCTTACGGTGGTGAGTCTAGTTGGGGGTGTCGGTTTGCGTCCCCCAAAAAGCGGGTTAGAGGAGCGTCTCCCGGAGGGAGAGACCCGTTTACGAAGTGCGGCTCAGGGGCTTTGTAGTATTAGCCCCAGGCTTATATGCGGGCTTTTTGCAAAATTGGGATGCTCCCGATTTGAGTTATTAAATCTTAATGTAAATAAAATGTAACTAGAAAATTAATTTAATCTTAAATAAGTTAACTAAAATACTCTATATCATCAAACATATTAGTAGGCTTGTCAAGAAATTTGAAAATTAAGTCTAAGTAAAAGTATTTGGGGAAATTTCTCGATCGGTGCGATAAATAAAATTTCTTTTTTGAGAAAAACTGAAAATAAAGCTTCAGGAGGACGAAATGGTAACAGCAACCAGTCCGGAACAAAAAGTAAAAATCGGTCAAACTAAGCTGCTGATTAATAACGAATGGGTAGAAAGTGTCAGCGGTAAAAGGTTTGAAACAATTAACCCCACTACTGGGGAAGTGATTTGTGATGTTGCAGAAGCAGATGCGGCTGATGTTGATAAGGCTGTAAAAGCGGCGAAAAGAGCTTTTGAAGGTGGAGAATGGCGGAATATGTCGGCAACTCGTCGCGGTGAATTACTTTACAAGTTAGCTGACTTGATTGAGCAAAATATCGATGAGTTGGCGCGCTTGGAAACTTTAGATAACGGTAAAACTTTAAAGGATGCCTACGGAGACTTGCATTTAGTTCTCCGTTGCTATCGTTATTATGCAGGTTGGGCAGATAAGGTACACGGTAAAACCATTCCGATTAATGGCCCATATCTATGCTATACACGTCACGAACCCGTGGGGGTAGTTGGTCAAATTATTCCTTGGAACTTTCCACTGTTAATGCAAGCATGGAAATTATCGCCAGCTTTGGCAACGGGTAATGTGGTGGTGATGAAAACAGCCGAACAAACACCTCTTTCGGCATTACGAGTCGGAGAATTAATCGTTGAAGCAGGCTTTCCACCCGGTGTAGTTAATATACTTTCGGGATATGGGCCTACCGCAGGAGCGGCGATCGCCCGTCACATGGACGTAGACAAGTTAGCGTTTACGGGTTCGACTGAGGTAGGACATTTGGTTATGGAAGCCGCCGCTAGAAGCAACCTCAAGCGGGTAACTCTGGAACTTGGTGGTAAAAGTCCTAACATCGTTTTTGCTGATGCCGATATGGATGCAGCAATAGAAGGTGCCCATAAAAGCTTGTTCTTTAACCAAGGGCAATGCTGTAATGCGGGTTCGCGGTTGTTTGTAGAAGAAAAATGTTACGACGAATTTGTTGCAAAAAGCGTCGAGAAAGC comes from Rivularia sp. PCC 7116 and encodes:
- the bchI gene encoding magnesium chelatase ATPase subunit I, whose protein sequence is MSPTNQKTSTARRVVFPFTAIVGQEEMKLALILNVIDPKVGGVMIMGDRGTGKSTTIRALADLLPEVSVVRDDPFNSHPSDPDVMGDEARQKLEQGEEIAVEQMKVPMVDLPLGATEDRVCGTIDIEKALSEGVKAFEPGLLAKANRGILYVDEVNLLDDHLVDVLLDSAASGWNTVEREGISIRHPARFVLVGSGNPEEGELRPQLLDRFGMHAEIRTVREPALRVQIVEQRSEFDQNPPEFLEKYQQQQQELQERIVKAQKLLPSVNMEYDYRVKISEVCSELDVDGLRGDIVSNRAAKALTAFEGRNEVTVDDIRRVIALCLRHRLRKDPLESIDTGYKVEKTFSRVFGVELPEDTANVNGTSEKVGAKR
- a CDS encoding aldehyde dehydrogenase family protein is translated as MVTATSPEQKVKIGQTKLLINNEWVESVSGKRFETINPTTGEVICDVAEADAADVDKAVKAAKRAFEGGEWRNMSATRRGELLYKLADLIEQNIDELARLETLDNGKTLKDAYGDLHLVLRCYRYYAGWADKVHGKTIPINGPYLCYTRHEPVGVVGQIIPWNFPLLMQAWKLSPALATGNVVVMKTAEQTPLSALRVGELIVEAGFPPGVVNILSGYGPTAGAAIARHMDVDKLAFTGSTEVGHLVMEAAARSNLKRVTLELGGKSPNIVFADADMDAAIEGAHKSLFFNQGQCCNAGSRLFVEEKCYDEFVAKSVEKAKNRLVGDPFDSKTQQGPQVDRDQFDRVMNYIEAGMREGANMMCGGHRVGDRGYFIEPTVFANVTNDMTIAQEEIFGPVMSIIKFKDIEEAIHLANTTMYGLAAGVWTKDITKAHRVANSVRAGTVWVNCYHVFDAAAPFGGFKQSGMGRELGEYCLEHYTEVKTVTVQL
- a CDS encoding ATP-binding protein, yielding MTIDLRKFFQATNPSKTLVINNAEDEKYYIDFSSVRGGKIIQELRDNITFFSPEEPTCVLFTGHIGCGKSTELLRLKTELEEEGFYVVYFESSEDMEMADVDIGDFLLSVARRVSQSLDDMSLGEPSLLKDLLEGAWRVLNAEVVGMKAKLPGIGDIGVSSDSDKFSLAFGIGEITAKTKDDATLRGRLNQYLGPQKTKLLEAINSELLQPAVEALKRQGKKGLVVIVDNLDRVDSRAKSWGRPQQEYLFIDQSEYLTKLQCHVVYTMPLALKFSNDYGNLTQRFPEDPKVLPMVSVQLPNGNIFQPGMVLLRQMVLARAFPDLNPQQRLNKIPEVFDDAKSLDRLCQVSGGHVRDLLRLLNNWIQKERKLPLSRKTLEALIRYRRNEMIMQISDDEWELLRQVKKRKKVRGDLEYQALVHSRLVFEYRDAAGESWFDINPILAEASELEE